GGATTGAGCAAAGAAATAAAGCAATAAaaagtatattattattattattattattagtagtagtaataataataataataataataacaataataacaacaataacaataacaacaacaataataataataataataataataataataataatgtccaaATCAATCAGCAATAATGAGTggaaattatttaaattattaaacgTTCAGATAGttgctggaaaaacaaataaaaaacaaacaaacaaaaatattacatatattttttaaataattaatacATGAATGCAGAAAGTCAGAAACCtaactgcaaaataaaataaaatgaataaatcaatattATCTCCCTTGTTCACTAATAAACATTAAACAGAACCGTGAAACTCATGTGTCATGGTGAAACTTAAAGTCAGGAATATTGGGTTTTTGCTTCCAACACTGGGGTGCTGCAGCTGTATACCCCTTTAAGTTGCccacacagcagaaacaaggTGTCAAGTGGACGTCCCTCCTCATCTCTTGCTATGCAGAGCAGACCTCGACTGCAGCTCTGGGTCTTGTCTCCAACTAAAAGATGATTCTTCACAGCAACAAGCGACACACGCGTCATTGCGTAATCGCTCTGCTGCCCGCTGCGAGCGCGCAAATTGGAAATAACGGCGCGATTGTCCGAGTGTATCACCTGTCTCACGGTCTCTGTTTACCTTCACATCTGCTCGCAGACAGCTCTCGGGAGAGGAGCAGATCTTTCTGCTGACCGCAGCACCTTGGAGGGAAGCACcaacccctccctccctcgctcttTTTCACATCATCGCCATCCCACAACAGCCGGAGGAGAGGAGTCGGGGAGGGGAAAGCGAGGACACACCCGCACCTACTGTACACAGCCAGGATGCTGCAGACATGAGGTGATCACCATCCGCTGTCCCACTTTGGAAATTCGTCTTTTTCCCACCTCCTGCTGCGAAAACGGATTAGCTGTCTTCACATCAGAACAGCGTCCATCCAGCAGGAGCGTCAGCGACATCAGGGGATGGAAAAGATGACTGCAGGTATGCGTCCTCACATTCACAGCTTTATTTACCTCCATAAACTTCTCATTTTGCGTCTCATGATGCCCTTAAATGACGATCCATGATAATAAAGGACGATGCAGACAAGAGATACATTTTTTCCTCCACTGCCTTTCCTTCGGTTGATAAATTATTTAGAGGTGTTTTTGAATATTTCAGAGACAGGCACCATTTCAAGGCTAAAATGCTGCAACCAAACGCCAGCTGGAGACGGTGTGCCAGCTTGCTCTGGTGTAGGAGTTGTTAAATATCATTCTGAAAATGCTGGAACAGAGAGTCTGCTTGTTTGAGTGTGCTGCATCGCTATATTTATGGATGTACTCACTGTGAAATGGTGGTGCGGCTTATTTTATCTGCTTCTGTCCATTGCTGCAGATGAGTGTCCTCATTATGAGCCGGTCCCAGTTTACCTGCATTGAAGTGATTAGTATGCACAGGGGATCGCTTTTTTGCACGTTGGTTTTCCATTTATACCGGCTGACGGTAAAaaggaaacatttaaaaacacatatttGGGAACATTCACAGGTGTGACATCAGTTTCATTGGTTGCTGGTCCAAACCAGAAGAGTTTACTTGTAAATGAAGTGGGTCCAGATTTGACCATGATACAAGGACAGATATGGGGAGTGATAGGAACTGTGTTGTTCAACAGGATTGagaagtgatttaaaaaaataaaaagtaaaaatcctGGCAGTGATATTACAATGTTAGAATTACATGATGTCAAACAGCCAAACTATAACAGATTATGATTCTCCAATGAGGGCAGGTCACATTGAATGAAGTATGAAATAAATAGTGGGATCAATAGCTCTCCATTGTCAGAGTAAAAGTATAATATCATGTCAGACATGTTGGTATAGATTAGCATGTATCAAAACAGCAGTTTAACGTAATGGAAATAAAGTAGAAAGGTCAAACAAGGTTAAGgggcttgaaaaaaaaagccaatctACTTGTGGAAATGTCTCAATATAGgagcaaagaaacaaaaaaaatggtattTAATAGTGAAATTATAGATTTCCAAATGCCAGACTCCAGCTTGCATGGGACTGTGTAATTAAAACACTGAAGTAAATAAAAGCCTAACAACAAGGATAAAACATCTTAATCATGGAGTTCAAACACGAGAATGAAGAGGTCATTGTTGGCGAATGGTGTAAAATAAATGTGGGATTGAAAAAGTCATCTGACATGGTAAAACTAAGTGAAGTACTGGGCTAAAATATCCTTCATATGAGGCTGCAGTCACAAGAATTTAGAGTGAAGTACGACAGGAATAGCCAGTAGAAGGGAAGCTGCAGTCGCTAGATTAAATTACAGAGCTGCAGGTGTAATGGGACAATGGGCCTCAGCATTGCTCGCCCTCGAAGCAAACTCCGTGAAAAGATAGAGAGTGATTAAGGACTCTGAACTGCCCAAATGCGAGCGAGGTTGCTGATCAATGCGCGTCCCCCAGATCTCACTCCAATTAGCTTGGGTCGGCCCAGAATATcattcaaattcattgaaacttttgaaatgaaatcttTGCAGAACCTCATCAACATGACAGTCTGACAGACTGAGAGTGTGAGGACCGAGTCACGCCTTGACCTTGACAGAGTCCGACATGATTCTAGCAGAAACTGACACGTATCTTTGTGttgcctctcctcctgcagccgcACCCTAGGTGTCACCCTGCGGCCGTCGGGTCATCACGGTGTCGGACCCTCTCCCTTTCCTGCCCCCTACCTGCAGTCGCCCAGTCTGCAGGAGTCATTGAAAAGTGCAGTCGCCCTCCCCCTGCAGAATGACTGTAGCCACTGGCGACCCCTCAGACGAGGCGGCGGCACACCCGGGTCACCCACAGGACTACGACCCCGAGGCAGACCATGAGTGCTGCGAGAGAGTGGTCATCAACATCTCAGGACTGCGCTTCGAGACTCAACTCAAGACCCTCTCACAGTTCCCGGACACTCTTCTGGGAGACCCCAAAAAGAGGATGCGCTACTTTGACCCCCTCAGAAACGAATACTTCTTTGACCGAAACAGACCCAGTTTTGACGCTATATTGTATTACTATCAGTCAGGGGGGAGGTTAAGAAGGCCGGTCAACGTCACCCTGGATATTTTCTCCGAAGAGATTCGCTTCTACGAGCTGGGCGAGGAAGCCATCGAGATGTTCAGAGAAGACGAAGGCTTCAtcaaggaggaggagcggccGCTGCCCGAAAACGAGTTTCAAAGACAAGTGTGGCTGCTCTTCGAGTACCCAGAGAGCTCAGGTCCTGCCAGGATTATCGCCATAATCTCTGTGATGGTTATCCTCATATCAATCGTCAGCTTCTGCTTGGAGACCCTCCCAATATTCCGCAACGATGAGGATGACATGCACAAATCTCAAGCGCAAGTCTTTTCACCGGAGACCAACAGCACAATCATCAGCTACACGTCCACTTACTTCACCGACCCGTTCTTCATCCTAGAGACTCTTTGCATTATATGGTTTTCTTTTGAGTTCCTCGTGCGCTTCTTTGCCTGTCCCAGCAAGGCAGGATTTTTTGGTAATATCATGAACATCATCGATATCGTCGCGATCATCCCATACTTCATCACTCTCGGCACGGAGCTGGCGGACCGACCGGAGGATGGGCAGGCCGGCCAGCAAGCCATGTCTTTAGCAATACTCAGGGTCATCCGCTTGGTGCGAGTCTTCAGAATTTTCAAACTATCCCGTCACTCCAAGGGGCTCCAGATTCTGGGTCAAACCCTCAAAGCCAGCATGAGAGAGCTGGGCCTGctcattttcttcctcttcatcgggGTGATTTTGTTTTCCAGCGCGGTTTACTTTGCTGAAGCCGATGAGCCAGAGTCTCAGTTCGAGAGCATCCCTGACGCGTTTTGGTGGGCCGTGGTTTCCATGACCACAGTCGGCTATGGGGACATGGTGCCGACAACGATTGGCGGGAAAATCGTAGGTTCTCTTTGTGCCATCGCTGGTGTGCTGACCATCGCTCTTCCTGTGCCTGTCATCGTGTCAAACTTCAACTACTTCTATCATCGTGAGACGGAAGGAGAAGAGCAAGCCCAGTACCTGCAGGTCAACGTCCCCAAGACGGACTCGGCCGAGGAGCTCAAGAAGAGCCGGAGCGCTTCCACCATCAGTAAATCAGACTACATGGAGATCCAGGAGGCCGTGAACAACAGCAACGAGGACTTCCAGGAGGAAAACCACAAGACGGCCAATTGCACACTGGCCAACACAAACTATGTTAATATCACCAAGATGCTCACTGACGTGTAGTCAACTGAAATCCTAATGGAAAAAGTCGAGCAACCTCCTGCCTCTTTCGTGCAGGGTATATCAAGGCAATAGAATTCAGTATTCAGCGATAGCAGACACTGACAATAGACAGTTTGCTCACTTCCTTGCTTCTCctgacctcctgtctcaccCCTGATAGCTGTCAAACAGAGTAAATGGATTCCTGCATGTAGTTTGCTTTTCGTTGTGATGCTGTTCAAAGATCTAGAAACTATAAGATTTTCAACAGTAGCTCTGCGTGGTGCACAAAAAAATGCAGTAACTAAGAAGAAATTGTTGCTATAGCAAAGCCCTCGCTTCTCCAGACCCTCCAGTCCCATATTTTCCGAAACATATTGCACATTTTTGGTGAGACATATGCTGCTTTCTGGAGCCAATGCAACACAACAGACTTAACGGACATGCGAGCGTGAAACAAGTCCACTCCTGCGCTGTTATGGCCGGCGGGCGACTTGTAACAAGGTTGGTGGTTAAGCACACCAGATTATTTCAAGGATGGATGACAGCCCTCAGCGCTAAGCTTGTGGCTCGACACCTTTTCTTTCCCAGTAGGCATCAGTATCTGATGAATGACTGAGGATGGCCTTGACTTTAAAACTGCGTTGGTCGTACAAACTGTACTGTATATTGCAATGCAAGCTTTCACCTGAACCATTCACCAAAACTGGTCTTACCGCAAAGCTTTGAGGACaacttgaatgtttttttacaCTTCCCCACTCAGTACTTCTAGATAATATCAGTAGGTAAGTACTGTTTAGAGCCAGTAGTAGTCTGTAGATgactgcatgtttgttttgtatggATGAGAAGTTTCCACTTATTTCTCAACTGCCACTTGCCTCATGACATCACTGTATATGTCTCTTCACTGCCTTCAACACGAATAGACTCTTTTTAAAAGGACGCCTGCAGGTAGCTGTTACACCAACTGAAACTTAATAATGAATAAGAGTAAGGCGAGCATTTTGTTCTAAGAAGCAAGCAAGCCGGGGAAACCCATACGCTAcacaactttgaaaaaaaaacaggcagatATTTCAAAGTCTTTCACCAAATACTTGAATGCAAGAGCGCTATACAGGAGGTGAAATGGTGAGGTGACAAAAAAAGGCCAGCCCAGTACCCAAAGTTGATACCCTTGTACACCTTGTGTGGCCATTTTGGGAGCACCACCTGTTGTTGGGTGAGCTCAAACAGCCATAAACATACAAAGAAATGAGGGTAGACACTTCCCTACTGTCGACTGTATCTGGGACACCATGTTGTCCTCCCTACTCCTCAACATTGTGCCGCCAAAAACGCCCTCTCAGCACACACCCGCACAGCTGTTCCTGCTCACCCTGAACTGGGCAACGGAAGTAAGTTTGGATGACTATTGCTGAaatttgctgtgtttgtttttgcttctacAATGCACATTAACAGATTGCTCTGCTGAGAGTCAGCAAAATGGCTCGCATATGACTTTCCTCCTCAGAATCGTGTACCAAACAATGGACTTAATGGACACTACAACCAGGTAGATCTGAAACAGATTTATCAAGCCCAGTTATTTATAGTTGTGGCTGTGGTCCTTTCCAACACGTCTAACAAACCATGGACAGTCAAAGACAAACCCCTTGAGGGACTATCCCAGAAGTGAAAGGACCAACCACTCATGAAGGCTTAAGCATTTGTGCTCTCGCTGTCTTAGCTGGAAATATGCTTGATGTATGTGAGGCAGATGATTGGGTAACTTATGTGTGCTTGATTGGtcagaacaaaaacctgcaccactttAGTCATTCGAGCGCAAAGTTGAAGACCCCTGCTCTAAAGTGCCGGCAAATATTTTCCTGgaaattattataatataaacTGTGGGGGAAATACTTCTGAAATAATTTCTAAAAAATCTTTCACATAGTTGTGTAGCGTATGGAACACGTGACTTATCTAACTTTAAAACAAATGGGTAAACACTGAGATTTATCTCAATTGAATAGATTTTTCAAACATAGAAAAAACAATTACAGCATGTTGAAAACATCGTTCCATGAGCAAAATTTTGTACTTGGTTTCAAATGCCAAGTAAAGTCTTAAAGAACAGCGCTTTGCTCCAACTGCCTTTATTTGAATTTATCTCTTACTGTTGCATGACAACTAAAACATTCCTTGAagcatgcattttaaaatcaaTGCCTTTCCCcagatatatttataaaaaataaacacaataaacacaGCAGAAAAAGCAAACCTTGAGGTGAATACTTTCagataatataaataaatatctggTTCCAGTAAAACTGAAGAATTTTCTGGATGAGGTGTCACTATCAGTTAAGAACTGATTTGTGtatatttgctttaaaaacatgacatgatgttttgttttttaggtGTTTGGAAGACACAGCCAGTCTTTGAAAATAGCAGTGAATGTGAACAAGGTTGTTATTGGCAGGTTGTGGTGCAGCTGAGACTCTCCGCCGTGACTCGCCACTGCCAGGGCAACGGTCCGGGCGGCGAGCTCATTATTGGAAGTGTTcattagcagcagcagtgtAGCAGAACTTGGCTgaatatctttccactgcaCTTTCCGAGACCAAAAAGAGTGATGGATTTTGAAGCTTTTCATAGGATGAgcttagaaaaacaatgttatttcTGGTTCATTGTGTTTCGCCATCCCTGCCAATAATTTCTCAGGATTCCTCATCAAACTGCCGATAATGAGGCTTCTGAAGTCTTTTATGTGTCCACACCTTTTTAATGTTGGCATGGATGGGCTGGAAAATGAGTCTTGTCGGAGAATGAGGTTGGATTTGTTTGCAATATTCAGATG
Above is a window of Synchiropus splendidus isolate RoL2022-P1 chromosome 6, RoL_Sspl_1.0, whole genome shotgun sequence DNA encoding:
- the LOC128761055 gene encoding potassium voltage-gated channel subfamily A member 2; this encodes MTVATGDPSDEAAAHPGHPQDYDPEADHECCERVVINISGLRFETQLKTLSQFPDTLLGDPKKRMRYFDPLRNEYFFDRNRPSFDAILYYYQSGGRLRRPVNVTLDIFSEEIRFYELGEEAIEMFREDEGFIKEEERPLPENEFQRQVWLLFEYPESSGPARIIAIISVMVILISIVSFCLETLPIFRNDEDDMHKSQAQVFSPETNSTIISYTSTYFTDPFFILETLCIIWFSFEFLVRFFACPSKAGFFGNIMNIIDIVAIIPYFITLGTELADRPEDGQAGQQAMSLAILRVIRLVRVFRIFKLSRHSKGLQILGQTLKASMRELGLLIFFLFIGVILFSSAVYFAEADEPESQFESIPDAFWWAVVSMTTVGYGDMVPTTIGGKIVGSLCAIAGVLTIALPVPVIVSNFNYFYHRETEGEEQAQYLQVNVPKTDSAEELKKSRSASTISKSDYMEIQEAVNNSNEDFQEENHKTANCTLANTNYVNITKMLTDV